A section of the Deltaproteobacteria bacterium genome encodes:
- a CDS encoding radical SAM protein, which translates to MDVLIIAGISKSSGSQYGVGQQVVLDGKVMSYTNLQKTFGVNSPNNASNYNTPYLAGIYLYNYLSRRGINCGLINFLDIEIDSFIKFIKQSPKVIALSSTFLTSIQLVKKVTQLIRRYAPDIKIILGGPLVYNSYLLYQLRNSNYDTASCRQDYFFLNTEEFYHQDIDLFVIEEQGEETLRQIVWAIKNCRDYKEIPNLAYYQNNQLHFTARKAEHNDFAEDLVHWDEIPEEFVYPIFPMRGSRGCPYRCRYCNFSPNRLFQLKSPEILGQEIAALVKTGRAKMIRFTDDNLFLTRKQVEQYCRKIIAVGKGIRWSSFIRANSISKENVKLIRDSGCIATMIGMESGNKNILKEMNKEDTPEHYLEAIALLNAQGISTQLSFLIGFPGETPQTIEDTVSLINQFPYQGPALNEVSIFPFGLAPLSPIYSPEYREKYHLSGYMMDWSHGTMNSEEAKKYAGELFVRLKHVHGHYGIEELILLNITKLKKLAELRSQIRRAEMTRNSTPMNEPLWKELKEVVLSD; encoded by the coding sequence ATGGATGTATTGATTATTGCCGGAATATCCAAAAGCAGCGGAAGCCAATATGGTGTTGGACAACAGGTTGTCCTGGATGGGAAGGTGATGAGTTACACCAACTTACAAAAAACCTTTGGTGTCAACTCACCGAATAACGCATCCAATTACAATACACCCTATTTGGCGGGAATCTATTTATACAATTATCTTTCTCGGCGTGGCATTAATTGTGGACTGATCAATTTTTTGGATATTGAGATAGACTCATTTATTAAATTTATTAAACAATCTCCGAAAGTTATTGCCCTTTCTTCCACCTTCTTGACCAGTATTCAATTAGTCAAAAAAGTTACCCAACTGATACGCCGGTATGCCCCGGATATTAAAATTATTCTGGGAGGCCCTCTGGTCTATAATAGTTATTTGTTATATCAGTTAAGGAACAGTAATTATGACACCGCTTCTTGTCGGCAGGATTATTTTTTTTTAAATACGGAAGAGTTTTATCACCAGGATATTGACTTGTTTGTCATAGAGGAGCAGGGCGAGGAAACTCTGAGACAAATCGTTTGGGCAATAAAAAATTGCCGGGATTATAAAGAGATACCGAACCTGGCCTACTATCAGAACAATCAATTACACTTTACCGCCAGAAAGGCTGAGCATAATGATTTCGCAGAAGATTTAGTTCATTGGGATGAAATTCCGGAAGAGTTCGTTTATCCCATCTTCCCCATGAGAGGCTCACGGGGTTGTCCTTATAGATGTCGGTATTGCAATTTTTCTCCCAATCGACTCTTTCAGCTCAAAAGTCCGGAAATTTTAGGGCAGGAAATCGCAGCGTTAGTCAAAACGGGCCGGGCAAAAATGATTCGATTTACCGATGATAATCTTTTTTTGACCCGAAAACAGGTAGAACAATATTGCCGAAAGATTATTGCGGTTGGCAAGGGCATAAGATGGTCATCCTTTATACGGGCCAACTCCATCTCCAAGGAGAATGTTAAATTGATTAGGGATTCCGGGTGTATAGCTACCATGATCGGCATGGAATCCGGGAATAAAAACATTTTAAAGGAAATGAATAAAGAGGATACGCCGGAGCATTATCTGGAAGCCATAGCGTTATTGAACGCACAGGGCATTTCCACTCAACTCAGCTTTCTTATCGGTTTTCCAGGTGAAACACCTCAGACCATAGAAGACACCGTCAGCCTGATCAATCAATTTCCTTATCAAGGACCTGCCCTTAACGAAGTGTCCATATTTCCTTTTGGATTGGCTCCATTGTCTCCGATATACAGCCCCGAATACAGGGAAAAATATCATTTGAGCGGGTATATGATGGATTGGTCACATGGCACCATGAATTCAGAGGAGGCTAAAAAATATGCCGGAGAACTTTTTGTCCGGTTAAAGCATGTCCATGGCCATTATGGTATTGAAGAATTGATTCTGTTGAATATAACGAAGCTGAAAAAATTAGCAGAACTCCGTTCTCAAATTCGCCGGGCTGAAATGACAAGGAACTCCACACCGATGAATGAACCGCTCTGGAAAGAACTGAAAGAAGTAGTGCTTTCAGATTAA
- a CDS encoding radical SAM protein — MILFIEPISKNIGMYVPAYPLPIMEIGSFVRSNLPSIDIEIISLPMDYGLPLTQEGKEKIYRDLLKDISDLKPKGIGISCTAIAQAEEVIYLSEIIKSCDPDLFIFLGGYFPTIYFEEIFSRTSAIDLIVVGEGELPTLALVNLLEKGINPWEEEISNLAWKKNGRIYKTKPGPRFNLGQKALLNLDLLKFPKAYDVLPYAFSRGCSFQCNFCLEEFIRPLRQEVPQTIVREDLRRLAHQSDAHTLLIGDALFKSFNLFPLIRSLGLMINFETRCDILDPAIIPQFKEVCGALALGFESASYNTLRRMNKVRDRSHYQKYIANMRIIFQKAVENEIPLLVFMIAGYPGDTEEDLIESLDFVRTLSRDQSSGGYVFKIGECHVYPKTKTYDLALSLPNVIFDNDGVFGQNVVRQSSKDLSFETILKYTESIFNLSHFTPKLQKAIMNIMPFFRLPGEALADAMIPDRCYQKNSRDLLNVQGPALAKFRERIPDLTEKYKKGMSGQRSSRSLLL, encoded by the coding sequence TTGATCTTATTCATTGAACCCATTTCGAAAAATATCGGGATGTACGTGCCGGCTTATCCCTTACCCATTATGGAGATCGGAAGCTTTGTAAGATCCAATCTCCCTTCTATTGATATCGAAATCATTTCTCTTCCTATGGATTATGGTCTGCCCCTTACCCAGGAAGGGAAGGAAAAAATTTACCGGGACCTTTTAAAGGATATTTCCGATTTGAAACCTAAAGGAATAGGTATATCCTGTACTGCCATCGCCCAGGCCGAAGAGGTTATCTATCTAAGTGAAATTATTAAATCTTGTGATCCGGACCTTTTTATTTTTTTAGGGGGTTATTTCCCGACGATCTATTTTGAAGAAATATTTTCCAGGACATCGGCCATTGATCTCATTGTGGTGGGGGAGGGCGAGCTACCTACTCTGGCCCTGGTCAATCTGTTGGAAAAGGGAATAAATCCGTGGGAGGAAGAAATTTCTAATTTGGCCTGGAAGAAAAATGGAAGGATTTATAAAACCAAACCCGGCCCGAGATTTAATCTTGGTCAGAAGGCCTTGCTTAACTTGGATTTATTGAAATTCCCCAAAGCTTACGATGTGTTGCCGTATGCCTTCAGCCGAGGGTGCTCTTTTCAATGTAATTTCTGTTTGGAGGAGTTTATCAGACCCCTCAGACAGGAAGTGCCCCAGACCATTGTTCGAGAAGATTTAAGGCGCTTAGCGCATCAAAGCGATGCCCATACCTTACTTATTGGCGATGCCCTCTTTAAATCCTTTAACCTGTTCCCATTGATCAGGTCTTTAGGGCTTATGATTAATTTTGAAACGCGTTGCGATATTTTGGATCCGGCCATTATCCCTCAATTTAAAGAGGTTTGCGGCGCCCTGGCCCTTGGATTTGAATCCGCAAGTTATAATACCCTGAGACGTATGAACAAGGTCAGAGATCGTTCCCATTATCAGAAATATATTGCCAATATGCGCATTATATTTCAAAAGGCGGTAGAAAATGAGATACCTCTATTGGTTTTCATGATTGCCGGCTATCCCGGGGATACTGAAGAGGACTTAATAGAGAGTCTTGATTTTGTAAGAACCTTGTCCAGAGACCAATCCTCCGGTGGATATGTCTTTAAAATCGGCGAGTGTCATGTTTATCCTAAAACGAAAACTTATGATCTGGCTTTATCCTTGCCAAACGTTATTTTCGACAATGATGGGGTTTTTGGACAAAATGTAGTCCGGCAATCCTCGAAGGATTTATCTTTTGAAACCATTTTGAAATATACCGAGTCCATATTTAATCTCTCCCATTTCACGCCCAAACTGCAGAAGGCCATTATGAATATAATGCCTTTTTTTAGATTACCCGGTGAAGCATTGGCGGATGCAATGATCCCGGATAGGTGTTATCAGAAAAATAGCAGGGACCTATTAAATGTCCAGGGACCGGCGCTTGCAAAATTCAGAGAACGGATTCCTGATCTTACTGAAAAATATAAAAAGGGGATGTCCGGCCAAAGAAGCAGCCGCAGCTTACTCCTCTAA
- a CDS encoding sigma-54-dependent Fis family transcriptional regulator, with amino-acid sequence MCNRAAILVVDDEYGVLQSFKMVLKDEHKVYLAATGTEALDLFNKNAVDLILLDILLPDINGLDLLEKFKELDSNMEIIMITAVKDIQTAIKAIRLGAYDYIVKPFDVDEVLKVIKRAIEKHDLIKKVIYLKNELGRYQFFEKMIGQDPKMIKVFDTISMISQTDGTVLIQGESGTGKELVARAIHNRSQRKDQPFVVINCAAIPSTLMESEIFGYQKGAFTGATTTVMGKLEIADKGTAFLDDIDSLNIAMQGKLLRIIQEKEFERLGSSKVIKLDVRFIAASNKDLPLLIEKEEFREDLFYRLNVLPIALPPLREKTMDIVLLINHFFEIQAKKTGKPPQKISPEALEALKNYDWPGNVRELKNLVERLTTIIKDPVITLRDIAILNYSKKESPKNLGLKDAVNAFEKKYILEVLEKVNFNRKEAAKILDVHRNTLNNKLNELGITG; translated from the coding sequence ATGTGTAATAGGGCGGCTATTTTAGTGGTTGATGATGAATATGGGGTCCTTCAATCTTTTAAAATGGTTTTAAAAGATGAACACAAAGTCTACCTTGCAGCCACTGGAACCGAAGCACTGGATCTTTTTAATAAAAATGCCGTTGACCTGATCTTATTGGATATCCTTTTACCCGACATAAATGGTTTAGACCTCTTGGAGAAATTCAAAGAATTAGACTCCAATATGGAAATTATTATGATCACAGCCGTTAAAGATATTCAAACAGCCATAAAGGCAATCAGACTGGGGGCTTATGATTATATCGTCAAACCCTTCGATGTGGATGAAGTACTAAAGGTCATCAAACGGGCCATTGAAAAACACGATCTTATAAAAAAAGTAATTTATCTTAAAAATGAGTTGGGACGATATCAATTTTTTGAAAAAATGATCGGCCAGGATCCCAAAATGATCAAGGTCTTTGATACGATTTCCATGATTTCTCAAACCGATGGAACCGTACTCATTCAAGGCGAAAGCGGCACGGGAAAGGAACTGGTTGCCAGAGCCATCCATAATCGAAGTCAGCGTAAAGACCAACCCTTTGTAGTCATTAATTGTGCGGCTATACCGTCGACCCTTATGGAAAGTGAAATTTTTGGGTACCAAAAAGGGGCATTTACCGGTGCGACCACAACCGTGATGGGCAAGCTGGAAATCGCTGATAAAGGGACGGCCTTTCTGGATGACATCGATTCGCTCAATATTGCTATGCAGGGCAAACTTCTAAGAATTATTCAGGAAAAGGAATTTGAAAGATTAGGCAGCAGCAAGGTCATTAAGCTGGATGTGCGGTTTATTGCAGCTTCCAATAAGGATCTTCCCCTTTTGATCGAAAAAGAGGAATTTCGAGAAGATCTCTTTTACCGGTTAAATGTATTACCGATCGCGCTCCCTCCATTAAGAGAGAAAACAATGGATATCGTTTTACTGATCAATCATTTTTTTGAAATACAGGCCAAGAAAACGGGAAAACCACCCCAAAAGATTTCTCCCGAGGCTTTAGAGGCCTTAAAAAACTATGATTGGCCGGGAAATGTCAGAGAACTTAAGAATCTGGTTGAAAGATTAACCACCATTATCAAGGATCCCGTTATTACGCTCAGAGATATTGCGATTTTAAACTATTCAAAAAAAGAGAGTCCCAAAAATCTGGGGCTGAAAGACGCCGTGAATGCTTTTGAAAAAAAGTATATCCTCGAAGTACTTGAAAAAGTAAATTTTAACAGAAAAGAAGCAGCAAAAATATTAGATGTTCATCGGAACACCCTGAACAACAAATTAAACGAATTAGGGATAACGGGTTAG
- a CDS encoding HyaD/HybD family hydrogenase maturation endopeptidase → MSNSTGKKILVLGVGNILLRDEGVGVRVVERLLEHYTFPQQVTLMDGGILGLKLMDYIIASDYLIVIDAVLNGGNPGILYRLTGDQIRKSLAFKNSLHQTDLVETLVCCELVGKRPETVVIGIEPKDYSPWSDELTPVIRDRLPDMVQKVLQEIEVAGGEPVILSSLAPKRPPQKMKNF, encoded by the coding sequence ATGAGTAACAGCACCGGTAAAAAAATCCTGGTCCTGGGGGTCGGGAATATACTCCTGCGGGATGAAGGCGTCGGGGTCCGGGTAGTGGAAAGGCTTCTGGAGCACTATACCTTTCCGCAACAGGTGACCCTTATGGATGGCGGTATCCTGGGGCTCAAACTGATGGATTATATCATCGCCTCCGATTATTTAATTGTTATCGATGCGGTATTAAACGGCGGAAATCCGGGGATCCTTTATCGCCTGACCGGGGATCAGATCCGTAAAAGCCTGGCTTTTAAGAACTCATTGCATCAAACGGACCTTGTAGAAACGCTGGTCTGTTGTGAACTGGTGGGTAAGCGCCCGGAAACGGTGGTTATCGGCATTGAACCAAAGGATTACTCTCCCTGGTCCGACGAATTGACTCCGGTTATCCGAGATAGACTCCCGGACATGGTCCAAAAAGTGCTGCAGGAGATTGAAGTGGCGGGCGGTGAACCCGTTATTCTAAGCTCTCTGGCCCCTAAAAGACCGCCACAGAAGATGAAAAATTTTTAA
- a CDS encoding GAF domain-containing protein, with translation MKKEVNCINIKAVLDYVKEFNPEGFPALLSHLDTEIDTLPNPEEFLRDHNNWISCGIASEIYKRAKIILKDEMAAFKIAQYAVEKTSLGYAYRIIVKAFWSNKKAIKHIQRINDKWNRNKRVEVVENQRNRAIVRLHWNPQMEVSKDLCLYNQGAYIFMATIWGGMPISLKEKCCYFEGAPYCEYHLSWPLRNKFHEVLSRIFSSRSIIMETIKEMEEDKKVIEEKYEEVNRLNLELNYKIKQLIAIQETGKAILSVLDLNQLLSVIMNILSNVCQIHRALIMVVNEEEGCLEYLYAVGFPGEIPKAVSTYRVPLTRVSNILVRVTNTGKSEYVPEVKNSLLNRENIVLIHGKPSSIYVVPLITRSKVIGVIVTDSVDGQGIPSVIRETLEVFAPQIAIAIENARLYSRLQAQMEELKKSQDLLSRADKLSFFGNLAARLAHEIKNPLVAIRTFLQMFPQKYDDEEFRNDFHKIALEETNRVNNLLTELLDLAKTRESHYELTDLHGLIEKMILLISPQSKGKHIEIVKIFHPHIGLVWMDPEKIKQVILNLFFNAIEFTPTGGKIEIETKKNTEKRKNRKICIVIKDNGAGIPQSNIHKIFDPYFTTKHKSNHHNGTGLGLFIAYQNMLDHQGSIDVESTVNEGTKFTLFLPAAPPSEF, from the coding sequence ATGAAAAAAGAGGTCAATTGTATAAATATCAAGGCGGTTCTTGACTACGTCAAGGAATTTAACCCGGAAGGGTTTCCGGCCCTTTTGAGCCATCTGGATACTGAAATCGACACGCTTCCAAATCCCGAAGAATTTTTACGAGATCACAATAATTGGATCTCTTGCGGTATCGCCTCGGAAATTTATAAAAGAGCCAAAATAATACTGAAGGATGAGATGGCCGCCTTTAAAATAGCCCAATATGCCGTTGAAAAAACTTCCTTAGGATATGCCTACCGGATCATTGTAAAAGCTTTTTGGTCTAATAAAAAAGCCATCAAACACATCCAAAGAATTAACGATAAATGGAACAGGAACAAGAGGGTTGAGGTTGTAGAAAATCAACGAAACAGAGCCATTGTTCGATTACATTGGAACCCGCAGATGGAGGTTTCCAAAGATTTATGTTTATACAATCAGGGCGCTTATATTTTCATGGCAACGATATGGGGAGGTATGCCGATTTCCCTTAAGGAAAAGTGTTGTTATTTTGAGGGGGCCCCCTATTGTGAATACCATTTAAGCTGGCCCTTAAGAAATAAATTTCACGAGGTCCTTTCCAGGATTTTTTCCTCCAGATCGATCATTATGGAAACCATCAAGGAAATGGAGGAAGACAAGAAAGTTATCGAGGAAAAATACGAAGAGGTCAATCGATTGAATCTTGAGCTTAATTATAAAATTAAGCAGCTTATCGCCATACAGGAAACCGGAAAGGCCATCCTGTCCGTTTTGGACCTCAATCAATTGCTATCGGTTATCATGAATATTCTGTCCAATGTCTGTCAGATCCATCGGGCCTTGATTATGGTGGTCAATGAGGAAGAGGGATGCCTCGAATATCTCTACGCGGTGGGCTTCCCTGGAGAAATCCCGAAGGCCGTCAGTACTTACAGGGTTCCACTGACCCGGGTCAGTAACATCCTGGTGCGGGTAACCAATACAGGCAAATCGGAATATGTTCCTGAAGTCAAGAATTCTTTATTAAACAGAGAAAATATTGTCTTAATCCATGGGAAGCCCAGTTCGATCTATGTGGTCCCGTTGATAACCCGATCTAAGGTTATCGGGGTGATCGTTACCGATTCCGTAGATGGCCAGGGCATTCCAAGCGTCATCAGGGAAACCTTGGAGGTTTTTGCCCCCCAGATCGCCATTGCCATCGAAAATGCCCGATTATATAGCAGGCTCCAAGCCCAGATGGAAGAGTTGAAGAAATCGCAGGACCTGCTCAGCCGGGCGGATAAACTCTCTTTTTTTGGTAATCTGGCGGCCAGACTGGCCCATGAGATCAAAAATCCACTGGTGGCCATAAGAACTTTTCTTCAGATGTTCCCCCAAAAGTATGACGATGAAGAGTTTAGAAATGATTTCCACAAAATTGCCCTGGAAGAGACCAATCGGGTCAATAATTTGCTTACCGAGCTCCTCGATCTGGCCAAAACCAGGGAATCCCACTATGAGTTGACCGATCTCCATGGGTTGATTGAAAAAATGATCCTTTTGATCTCACCCCAGTCCAAGGGTAAGCATATCGAGATTGTCAAAATTTTTCATCCTCATATCGGACTGGTATGGATGGATCCGGAAAAAATAAAACAGGTCATATTAAACCTCTTCTTTAATGCCATTGAGTTCACCCCCACTGGAGGAAAAATAGAGATTGAAACGAAAAAAAATACCGAAAAAAGGAAAAATCGAAAGATTTGTATCGTGATTAAGGATAATGGAGCGGGAATCCCCCAGTCTAACATCCATAAAATCTTTGATCCCTATTTTACAACGAAACACAAAAGCAATCATCATAATGGTACGGGCCTTGGTCTATTTATCGCCTATCAAAACATGTTGGACCATCAGGGGTCTATCGACGTGGAAAGCACGGTCAATGAAGGAACGAAATTCACCCTGTTCTTACCCGCCGCACCGCCATCCGAATTTTAA
- a CDS encoding nickel-dependent hydrogenase large subunit — protein MSATSPQATPKSNYSGSIVLDPITRIEGHLRIEVEVKNGKVHNAWSSAQLFRGLEIILKGRDPRDAQHFTQRACGVCTYVHALAATRCVDNAVGVKIPENARLIRNLVMACQFMHDHIVHFYHLHALDWVDVTSALKADPAKAAKIANDISPNRRTQTADLKAVQDKLKAFVDNGQLGIFANAYFLGGHPAYYLPPEVNLVATAHYLEALRLQVKAARAMAIFGAKNPHTQFTVVGGVTCYEALSPERIAEFMGLYKETKQFIDEVYIPDLLAVASYYKDWAGIGGCTNFLSFGEFPEEETNLESRWFPPGIIMKRELGNVQKFDPQAIYEHVSHSWYAGSKALKPMNGVTVPKYTRLEDKQRYSWMKAPRYQGKAMETGPLAAVLMAYAKGQKECKGLVDLALKHLGVGPEALFSTLGRTAARGIECAAIAARVESWINQLSENLKKGDGKIYEEWKMPNEGKGVGFVNAPRGALSHWMTMKKGKIENYQLVVPSTWNLGPRCGGGQLGPVEEALIGTPVADPKRPVEVLRTVHSFDPCIACGVHIIDPQTNEMYAFKVL, from the coding sequence ATGTCTGCCACTAGTCCCCAAGCAACTCCCAAAAGTAATTACAGCGGATCGATCGTCCTCGATCCGATTACCCGGATAGAGGGCCACCTGCGTATAGAAGTGGAAGTTAAAAATGGTAAGGTACACAATGCCTGGTCCAGCGCCCAGCTCTTTCGGGGCCTGGAAATAATCCTGAAGGGCAGGGACCCCCGGGATGCCCAGCACTTCACCCAGCGGGCCTGCGGGGTCTGTACCTATGTGCATGCCCTGGCGGCCACCCGTTGTGTGGATAACGCCGTAGGGGTCAAGATTCCCGAAAATGCCCGCCTGATAAGAAATCTGGTTATGGCCTGTCAATTCATGCACGATCACATCGTCCATTTTTATCACCTTCATGCCCTGGATTGGGTGGATGTAACCAGCGCCTTGAAAGCCGATCCGGCCAAGGCGGCCAAAATTGCCAATGACATTTCTCCGAACCGGAGAACCCAGACAGCCGACCTCAAAGCCGTCCAGGACAAACTCAAGGCCTTTGTGGACAACGGCCAATTAGGGATCTTCGCCAACGCCTATTTCCTGGGCGGTCATCCGGCGTACTATCTGCCCCCGGAAGTCAATCTCGTCGCCACGGCCCATTATCTGGAAGCCCTGCGCCTCCAGGTCAAGGCGGCCCGGGCCATGGCTATCTTCGGAGCCAAGAATCCCCATACCCAGTTTACCGTCGTCGGTGGAGTGACTTGTTATGAGGCCTTGAGTCCCGAACGGATAGCCGAGTTTATGGGCCTTTATAAAGAAACCAAGCAATTTATTGATGAAGTCTATATCCCGGACCTTTTGGCCGTGGCTTCCTATTACAAGGATTGGGCCGGGATCGGCGGCTGCACCAATTTCCTCAGTTTCGGAGAATTTCCGGAAGAAGAAACCAATCTGGAAAGCCGCTGGTTTCCTCCCGGGATCATCATGAAACGGGAACTCGGAAATGTCCAAAAGTTTGACCCCCAGGCCATCTATGAGCATGTGAGCCATAGCTGGTACGCCGGCAGCAAGGCCCTGAAGCCCATGAATGGAGTCACCGTACCTAAATACACCAGGCTGGAGGACAAACAGCGCTATTCCTGGATGAAGGCCCCCCGTTATCAAGGAAAAGCCATGGAAACAGGACCGCTGGCTGCTGTCTTGATGGCCTATGCCAAAGGTCAGAAAGAATGCAAGGGGTTGGTCGATCTGGCCTTAAAGCACCTCGGGGTTGGACCGGAGGCCCTTTTCTCAACCCTCGGGAGGACCGCTGCCCGAGGTATCGAATGTGCCGCCATAGCCGCTAGGGTGGAAAGCTGGATCAATCAATTGAGTGAAAATCTTAAAAAAGGCGATGGCAAGATCTACGAAGAGTGGAAAATGCCTAATGAGGGCAAAGGGGTCGGGTTTGTTAACGCCCCCCGAGGGGCCTTGAGCCACTGGATGACTATGAAGAAGGGGAAAATCGAAAACTACCAACTGGTCGTTCCCTCTACCTGGAACCTGGGACCCCGTTGCGGGGGCGGACAGTTAGGGCCAGTGGAAGAGGCATTGATCGGCACACCAGTAGCGGACCCGAAGCGTCCGGTAGAGGTCTTGCGTACCGTCCATTCCTTTGATCCCTGCATTGCCTGCGGAGTCCATATTATCGATCCGCAGACCAATGAGATGTATGCCTTCAAGGTGTTATAA
- a CDS encoding amidohydrolase family protein, whose translation MNLIQPVDRNLSKIPPFHDAHIHFMVDGRQTTLDDWLPLCTQYLSRGILSIQDMGHKSGLGLEVKKIKGKPKEPFLKIQTAGFALYKKGTYGQFLGKGVSGRKEIAAAIRNLAETGADFIKIINSGIVSFLEKNPVSGGGFSSEEWKVIQEEAGRYRLKIFCHANGGPAIGQAIHGGAASIEHGFFISRETLHEMVEKRVSWTPTVNALLSIRAFLTGKEQRQLDQVVENHLKAVYYAAEAGVQLRVGTDSGSKGVATGESFFKELRLFKKAGLSLGQILSAACLDPEEIEPGNYLLVNKNFIDQGRVEAVIGSRHEA comes from the coding sequence ATGAACCTCATTCAACCCGTCGACCGTAATTTATCAAAAATTCCACCCTTTCATGACGCCCATATCCATTTCATGGTTGATGGGCGTCAGACCACCCTTGATGATTGGCTGCCTTTGTGCACTCAATATTTATCCAGAGGCATTCTTTCCATTCAGGATATGGGTCATAAAAGCGGTCTTGGTCTGGAAGTCAAAAAAATAAAAGGCAAGCCCAAAGAGCCTTTCTTAAAGATTCAAACCGCTGGCTTCGCCCTTTATAAAAAAGGGACCTATGGGCAATTTTTAGGAAAAGGGGTCTCGGGCAGAAAGGAGATAGCAGCGGCCATCCGGAACCTGGCAGAGACCGGTGCCGATTTTATCAAGATCATCAATTCAGGCATCGTCTCTTTCCTGGAGAAAAACCCCGTTAGTGGCGGGGGCTTCTCTTCGGAAGAATGGAAGGTCATTCAGGAGGAAGCTGGCCGATACCGGTTAAAAATATTCTGCCATGCCAATGGAGGCCCGGCCATCGGACAGGCCATCCACGGGGGGGCTGCATCGATTGAACATGGTTTTTTCATTTCCAGGGAGACCCTTCATGAAATGGTCGAAAAAAGAGTTTCCTGGACCCCTACAGTGAATGCCCTTCTGAGTATAAGAGCTTTCCTGACTGGAAAAGAGCAAAGGCAGCTTGACCAGGTAGTCGAGAATCACCTGAAGGCCGTTTATTATGCCGCCGAGGCGGGGGTGCAGTTGCGGGTGGGGACCGATAGCGGTTCCAAAGGGGTTGCAACCGGAGAATCTTTCTTCAAAGAACTCCGGCTTTTTAAAAAGGCCGGATTATCTTTAGGGCAAATACTATCTGCCGCCTGCCTCGATCCTGAAGAGATTGAGCCGGGGAATTACCTCTTGGTAAATAAAAATTTCATCGACCAGGGAAGGGTGGAAGCGGTTATTGGTAGTCGCCACGAGGCCTGA
- a CDS encoding nicotinate phosphoribosyltransferase encodes KAQGKGNLQGVRLDSGDLAYLSKEARKMLDREGFEGTKIFASSDLDEWIIESIKKQGGRVDSWGVGTKLVTAYSTPALGGVYKLTAIEENGWMQPKIKLSDNPEKVTNPGVKRVVRFFDDSGFMRGDVMFLEEENWDTKPLRVYHPTIPHVSKVYPPKFSRQELLIPIFQEGRLIYNMPSLKKVQENTQRNLEHLGAEFKRFKNPHIYHVSLSKQLMKAKRDLLRGAF; translated from the coding sequence AAAGCCCAGGGAAAGGGGAATTTACAGGGGGTCCGGCTTGACAGCGGAGACCTGGCCTACTTAAGCAAAGAAGCCCGGAAGATGTTAGACCGGGAAGGATTTGAAGGGACCAAGATCTTCGCCTCCAGCGATCTGGACGAATGGATCATCGAAAGTATCAAGAAACAAGGGGGGCGGGTTGATTCCTGGGGGGTCGGCACCAAACTGGTAACCGCATACTCCACCCCGGCCCTGGGAGGAGTCTATAAGTTGACCGCCATCGAGGAAAACGGATGGATGCAACCCAAAATCAAACTGTCTGACAACCCGGAAAAGGTGACCAATCCCGGGGTAAAAAGGGTCGTCCGTTTTTTTGACGATTCGGGTTTTATGCGCGGGGACGTGATGTTTCTGGAAGAAGAAAATTGGGATACCAAGCCGCTGCGGGTCTATCACCCGACCATCCCCCATGTCAGCAAGGTCTATCCTCCCAAATTCTCCAGACAGGAGTTATTGATCCCGATTTTTCAAGAAGGCCGTTTGATCTATAATATGCCGTCTCTGAAAAAAGTACAGGAAAATACCCAGCGAAATCTGGAGCACCTGGGTGCCGAATTTAAACGTTTCAAAAATCCCCATATCTATCATGTCAGCCTGAGCAAGCAACTGATGAAGGCGAAACGGGATCTTCTTCGCGGGGCCTTTTAG